In Papaver somniferum cultivar HN1 unplaced genomic scaffold, ASM357369v1 unplaced-scaffold_135, whole genome shotgun sequence, one DNA window encodes the following:
- the LOC113334168 gene encoding mitochondrial import receptor subunit TOM9-2-like: MASQSRKAAITSGNGEGILSRVSSSVSESRVVYHGKNAASTTAYFTKRLVKSTGKAAWILGTSFLVLAVPFIITYDRDQQITELELQNASLLGTPAPAGK; encoded by the coding sequence ATGGCATCTCAGAGCAGAAAAGCAGCTATAACAAGCGGCAACGGAGAAGGAATCTTATCTAGGGTTTCAAGTAGTGTATCTGAATCAAGAGTAGTTTACCATGGGAAAAATGCTGCATCCACTACAGCTTATTTTACTAAGAGACTCGTCAAGAGTACTGGTAAAGCAGCTTGGATTCTTGGAACATCTTTCTTGGTTCTCGCCGTTCCTTTCATCATAACATATGATCGTGATCAACAGATTACTGAACTTGAGTTGCAGAATGCTAGTTTGCTTGGAACTCCAGCTCCTGCTGGCAAGTGA
- the LOC113334143 gene encoding zinc transporter 5-like — MTDQENQHHHHHLHRPNRLSLPSRNPNFSTTTTTSCSTTSRQCPLYPYSSSTPTPTPSKQRLLTSNSRSSSSSSNTNSLSFLFLLLFSLRSLYSLLPFLRSSPSFSLFPFSFLVALCSFLLAFSFSFFSSSKSKQKIGEPIFSISSITPTQKRLLFSKSIVLAVVFLLRFQALRYCGTSATILAEFTGSVAGKFVFEGKNHRNVGGDGSNASKVRGFLALFIGLFLLSISWDRIECFPLSGSKDGVFMMKMIPGENCYRVLPMLLPFLSGFLGSYERVSMNWGTIRQLGRKRVRLICLFFTTIVLFFPAIISFFLSNEGRNGVSVMNLGWPLANTVVFGVLLTENFGDDSKLMSSKDVQRNFVVTFVCTLVLELFYFPELSLWGLLLCGFLLWISVRELASSSNFPELGSDASESFSSTIMKPIRHILSERKSRKIALFLLINTLYMVVEFVAGFMSNSLGLISDACHMLFDCAALAIGLYASYISRLPANGQFNYGRGRFEVLSGYVNAVFLVLVGALIVLESLERILDPQEISTSSLLTVSIGGLLVNMVGLVFFHEEHHHAHGGGGCSHSHSQSSHLHSHDHDHDHDHVVHDHGSLENRNHNGHSHHNNECGGTHKIERTASHNDHKCGGDHHGHTHKHDHHDHHHDAHHSHETPFTSSSNLQQHSHEGCTHSKSHSQDKACSHRDHQSSSSTHSHQLDLHAHHAHETPAASSSSLHQHSHEGCTHSKSHSQDKACSHSDHLSSSSTHSHQLDLHHQSSGHNQLKEKLLETNPLKVPQKHHHHVDHNMEGIFLHVLADTMGSVGVVISTLLIKYKGWLAADPICSIFISVLIVSSVISLLRNSAEVLLQRVPRAHEGDLKAALDDVLRISGVRSMDKVHVWSFTNTEVVGTLHFHVSADTDKASTKSQVSHILGNAGIKDLTIQVEYVKES; from the coding sequence ATGACCGATCAAgaaaaccaacaccaccaccaccatttacACCGTCCAAATCGGCTTTCACTCCCatcacgaaaccctaatttctccaccaccaccacaacgtCATGTTCTACTACATCAAGACAGTGCCCTCTATACCCATACTCTTCATCAACACCAACTCCAACCCCATCAAAACAACGCCTTCTTACATCCAACAGTCGATCCTCATCATCATCCAGCAATACAAATTCACTATCTTTTCTATTCCTTCTTCTCTTTTCACTTCGATCACTCTACTCTCTTCTTCCATTCCTCCGTTCTTCTCCATCTTTCTCACTTTTCCCTTTCTCTTTTCTCGTAGCTCTCTGTTCATTCCTTCTTGCTTTTTCATTCTCTTTCTTTTCATCTTCGAAATCTAAACAGAAAATTGGGGAACCCattttctcaatttcatcaaTTACTCCAACTCAAAAAAGACTCCTTTTTTCTAAATCTATAGTCCTTgctgttgtttttcttcttagATTTCAAGCTTTGAGATACTGTGGTACTTCGGCTACAATTCTTGCTGAATTTACTGGGAGTGTTGCTGGGAAATTCGTTTTCGAGGGGAAGAATCATCGGAATGTTGGTGGAGATGGGAGTAATGCGTCAAAGGTTCGTGGGTTCTTAGCTTTGTTTATTGGTTTGTTTCTATTGTCGATTAGTTGGGATCGAATTGAATGTTTTCCTTTATCTGGTAGTAAAGATGGAGTttttatgatgaagatgataccTGGTGAGAATTGTTATAGGGTTTTACCAATGTTGCTTCCATTTTTGTCTGGGTTTCTAGGGAGTTATGAAAGAGTGTCAATGAATTGGGGAACGATTCGGCAATTGGGTCGGAAAAGGGTTCGattgatttgtttatttttcacTACAATTGTGCTGTTCTTTCCTGCTATTATTAGCTTTTTCTTGTCAAATGAAGGAAGAAATGGTGTTTCCGTAATGAATCTTGGTTGGCCATTGGCGAATACTGTTGTGTTTGGGGTACTGCTGACTGAAAACTTTGGTGATGATAGCAAGTTAATGAGTTCGAAAGATGTTCAGAGGAATTTTGTTGTGACATTTGTGTGTACTCTTGTGCTGGAGCTTTTTTACTTTCCGGAGCTTTCGCTTTGGGGTCTCTTGTTGTGTGGATTTTTATTGTGGATATCAGTTAGGGAATTGGCTAGTTCTTCAAATTTTCCGGAATTGGGTTCAGATGCTTCTGAGTCGTTCTCTTCAACTATCATGAAACCTATTAGACACATTCTGAGTGAAAGGAAATCTCGAAAGATAGCGCTGTTCCTTCTAATTAACACACTATACATGGTTGTGGAATTTGTGGCTGGATTCATGAGTAACAGTCTTGGATTGATATCAGATGCATGTCATATGTTGTTTGATTGTGCTGCTCTTGCCATTGGTCTGTATGCTTCATATATCTCGCGGTTACCTGCGAATGGCCAGTTTAATTATGGGCGTGGCAGGTTCGAGGTTCTTTCGGGTTATGTCAATGCTGTTTTCCTTGTCTTGGTTGGAGCTCTTATCGTGCTTGAATCATTAGAGAGAATTCTGGATCCTCAGGAGATTTCAACTAGTAGCTTGCTAACTGTATCCATTGGTGGTCTGTTGGTGAATATGGTGGGTTTGGTATTCTTTCACGAGGAACATCATCATGCTCATGGCGGAGGTGGATGTTCGCACTCACACTCTCAATCATCACATTTGCACTCTCATGACCATGACCATGACCATGACCATGTTGTGCATGATCATGGATCCTTGGAAAATCGTAACCACAATGGTCATAGTCATCATAATAATGAGTGTGGAGGAACCCACAAGATTGAACGTACTGCCAGTCACAATGATCACAAATGTGGTGGTGATCACCATGGCCACACTCACAAGCATGATCACCATGACCACCATCATGATGCCCATCATTCTCATGAGACTCCATTCACCTCTTCAAGTAATTTGCAGCAGCACTCTCATGAAGGTTGTACCCATTCCAAGTCTCACTCTCAAGATAAAGCTTGCAGTCACAGGGATCACCAAAGTTCTTCTAGTACCCATTCTCACCAGTTAGATTTGCATGCCCATCATGCTCATGAAACTCCGGCTGCCTCTTCAAGTAGTTTGCATCAGCACTCTCATGAAGGTTGTACGCATTCCAAGTCTCACTCTCAAGATAAAGCTTGCAGTCACAGTGATCACCTAAGTTCTTCGAGTACCCATTCTCACCAGTTAGATTTACATCACCAGTCATCTGGACATAACCAATTGAAAGAAAAGTTGCTGGAAACGAACCCACTAAAGGTACCTCAGAAGCATCACCACCACGTTGACCACAATATGGAAGGCATATTCTTACATGTTTTAGCAGATACAATGGGAAGTGTTGGGGTTGTTATTTCCACTCTCTTAATCAAGTACAAGGGTTGGCTTGCAGCAGatcctatctgttcgatttttATTTCAGTTTTGATCGTATCTTCGGTTATCTCATTGTTAAGAAACTCCGCAGAAGTTTTGCTGCAAAGAGTTCCTAGAGCTCATGAAGGGGACCTAAAAGCGGCTTTAGATGATGTGTTGAGGATAAGCGGAGTTCGTAGCATGGACAAAGTGCATGTTTGGAGCTTCACAAATACAGAAGTTGTTGGGACACTCCATTTTCATGTCTCTGCAGACACGGACAAGGCTTCTACCAAGTCACAGGTGTCGCACATACTGGGTAATGCCGGAATCAAGGATTTGACCATTCAGGTTGAATATGTCAAGGAAAGTTAA